The DNA segment TGGTGCTTCACCGGAAAGCACATTCTACCAATATTCTTCAGGCATTACTGCAGCAGTTATCGCCGCTGGATGTTGTAGAGATAGATGATAAAACAGAGATTGAAAATAATAAAATATATATTACCCCCGCAGATTATCATGTCCTTTTTGAGGATAAAAAAGTGATGTCGCTGGACAGCTCGGAAAAAATGAACTATTCCCGTCCGTCTATTGATGTAACCTTTAAATCTGCTGCTGAAATTTATGGTGAGCATCTAATCGGTGTGCTTTTGTCGGGCGCCAATGCCGATGGTGTGGAAGGTTTATCTTATATCAAAAAAAATAGGGGGAAAGTATGGATTCAGGATCCGGAAACAGCAGAGGTTGATTATATGCCCAGACATGCCATAGAAGCAGTACCGTATGACAAAATTATAAAACCCGAAAATCTATCCGAATATATCAATCAGTTATAATAAATATAAAAAGTAATCCCTAACAACTAAGTAAGAATATGAACAAAAAGAAAATCCTGATTTTTGATGATGACACTACGATTCTTGAGGTGATCAGCATCATTTTTGAAGAAAATGGTTATCAGGTGGAAATTTCCGAAACTTCGCACGATATTCTGGAAAGAGTGGCGCAATATAAGCCGGACGTTATTCTTATGGATAACTGGATTCCGAAAATCGGCGGGGTGGAAGCTACAAGACTTCTGAAAAATCATGAGGAATTTAAACACATTCCGGTCATTTATGTAACGGCCAATAACGACATCGTGGCTCTCGCCAAACAGGCTCAAGCAGACGATTATGTTGCAAAGCCATTCAATCTTGAAGATCTCGAAGAAAAGGTCGCCAATTTTTTACAGTAAAAAATGACAAGAAATTTACAAGCTATTTACAC comes from the Chryseobacterium nepalense genome and includes:
- a CDS encoding chemotaxis protein CheB; the encoded protein is MILNNENIKTELVIIGGSAGSLKVILDMIKKLNDVISVPVLLVLHRKAHSTNILQALLQQLSPLDVVEIDDKTEIENNKIYITPADYHVLFEDKKVMSLDSSEKMNYSRPSIDVTFKSAAEIYGEHLIGVLLSGANADGVEGLSYIKKNRGKVWIQDPETAEVDYMPRHAIEAVPYDKIIKPENLSEYINQL
- a CDS encoding response regulator; protein product: MNKKKILIFDDDTTILEVISIIFEENGYQVEISETSHDILERVAQYKPDVILMDNWIPKIGGVEATRLLKNHEEFKHIPVIYVTANNDIVALAKQAQADDYVAKPFNLEDLEEKVANFLQ